From Terriglobia bacterium, one genomic window encodes:
- a CDS encoding SBBP repeat-containing protein, translating to MMIFGTLAAGAAEHPKSAFAPPSHIGYPSLPLAFEQNRGQTNSTVKFLARASGYALFLTEQEAVMSLERSLANSRRPSYTAGPAGPGDHHRNIRRDILRLRWVGANPAPRIEGRGKRASRSNYLIGNNSGKWVKDVPEYSGVEYHDIYPGVNLVYYGDQRQLEFDIDLAPGVDPGSVRLEITRDDHRPARVRINTDGALVVETRAGGVRFMKPVAYQPGGDHGKGKHFLAARYVMENGGVVGFNVSGYDASKPLVIDPVLAYSTYLGGTDYNYATGIAVDVSGYTYITGYTSSVDFPVSGGVQGVFAGGGCDTEVNTAPCFDAFVTKLNPQGTALVYSTYLGGTGDDEAVRVAVDSSGQAYVAGFTDSLDFPTAGPLQGSNGGGACGTTAYPAACYDAFVAKLNASGSNLVYSTYLGGTGDDFASSIAADANGNAYVGGLTSASNFPVTYGALQTSYGGGAFDGFAAKIDPTGSSLIYSTYLGGSGEDHVNGIAIDSSGDAYLTGQTNSANFPVKGGSQYTAASCGSALSNAPCFEGFVSELSPTGAALIYSSYLGGTAASYGSGIALDSSGAAFVAGWTTSRDFPVTQGAYDTAWGGANEAFVAKIAPGSGAIAYATYVGDIYPDQANAIAVDGSGNAWVAGFTYGGKFPAASPLQAASGGLYDAIISEISPTGSTLLFSTYLGGTGDDSANDIALDSSGNVYVAGDTFSTDFPVTTSAVTTGYTGGSYDAWIAKIGGQNAAGLTATPNPLVFAGQEINTASPPSTLKIGDAGSVALSISGISVTGDFGETSQCGPTVSAGTQCIINVTFKPTATGKRTGTLVISDSAAGSPHTVQLSGYGSSGAVSLSASSLDFGSVVVGAASTKTVTLTNPAQSPLDISSIQAGGDYTESNNCGSVVNPGASCTISVSFRPSAVGTSVGTVTLTDGGLGSPQSITLTGTGVPPFSLSANPTVETVLVGTGQVQFTVSASAGGGFAGSIVLGCTNIAPATCAFNPATIVPGQSSTLTVGNLSGLASSLLDFAVTGAADVSSPSTSGVGTLDSSSMTAVLALTVQIADFALDVSPEGSSIQAGQSATYTVTITPLNGFNLPVSLGCTGAPSDATCAFSSSTLQVTASGPVQDTLSVRTTARSLVGPPSGGWRCGPISWLALLAWIVLAFGFSATSGRGRPRVAVLKMASAVLLISLALTSCGGGGGGGGGGGGAPTPPKTGTPAGTYTLEITATAQSLSHSSQITLLVK from the coding sequence ATGATGATCTTTGGGACGCTGGCCGCCGGAGCGGCTGAACATCCGAAAAGCGCTTTTGCCCCACCTTCCCATATCGGGTATCCATCGCTGCCGCTGGCCTTTGAGCAGAACCGCGGGCAGACGAACTCCACTGTGAAATTTCTGGCGCGAGCGAGCGGCTATGCGCTGTTCCTGACCGAGCAGGAAGCGGTGATGTCGCTCGAACGGAGCCTCGCGAACTCTCGCCGGCCATCTTATACCGCAGGCCCAGCCGGCCCCGGCGATCACCATAGAAACATCCGGAGAGATATTCTCCGCCTCAGGTGGGTGGGAGCCAATCCTGCGCCCCGGATTGAAGGCCGGGGCAAGCGAGCCAGTAGAAGCAACTACCTGATCGGCAACAATTCGGGAAAGTGGGTGAAGGATGTTCCGGAGTATTCCGGGGTGGAATACCACGACATTTATCCCGGCGTTAACCTCGTCTATTACGGTGACCAGCGGCAGCTTGAGTTTGATATCGATTTAGCGCCGGGTGTCGATCCGGGCTCCGTCCGGCTGGAGATTACCCGCGACGACCATCGGCCTGCAAGGGTGCGCATCAATACGGATGGGGCGCTCGTTGTCGAGACTCGTGCCGGCGGCGTGCGGTTTATGAAGCCGGTTGCCTATCAGCCCGGCGGCGACCACGGGAAGGGGAAGCATTTCCTGGCCGCTCGTTACGTGATGGAGAACGGCGGAGTGGTTGGCTTTAACGTCAGCGGCTACGATGCCTCGAAGCCACTGGTGATCGATCCGGTGCTGGCTTATTCCACTTATCTCGGCGGCACGGATTACAATTACGCCACCGGCATCGCGGTTGATGTTTCCGGTTACACATACATCACGGGCTACACCAGTTCAGTTGATTTTCCGGTCAGCGGCGGCGTCCAGGGCGTCTTTGCGGGCGGAGGCTGCGACACCGAGGTCAACACTGCTCCCTGTTTTGACGCCTTTGTCACCAAGCTCAACCCGCAGGGAACTGCGCTGGTTTATTCCACCTACCTTGGCGGTACGGGCGACGACGAGGCTGTTCGCGTCGCGGTCGATTCCTCCGGCCAGGCCTACGTTGCTGGATTCACTGACTCGCTCGATTTCCCCACGGCCGGCCCGCTGCAGGGTTCGAATGGAGGCGGCGCCTGCGGCACCACGGCCTACCCGGCCGCCTGCTATGACGCCTTTGTTGCCAAGCTGAATGCGTCGGGATCGAACCTGGTCTATTCCACTTATCTTGGCGGGACGGGCGACGATTTTGCCAGCAGCATCGCGGCGGATGCAAACGGCAACGCCTATGTCGGCGGGCTGACTTCCGCCTCGAATTTCCCCGTCACTTACGGCGCGCTGCAGACGAGTTACGGCGGGGGAGCGTTTGACGGCTTCGCGGCCAAAATTGATCCGACGGGAAGCAGTCTCATCTATTCCACTTACCTCGGTGGCAGCGGGGAGGACCACGTCAATGGGATTGCCATCGATTCTTCAGGTGATGCCTATCTTACCGGGCAGACAAACTCCGCAAACTTTCCGGTGAAGGGAGGCTCGCAATACACAGCAGCCTCGTGCGGATCGGCCCTGAGCAACGCTCCGTGCTTCGAGGGCTTCGTCAGCGAATTGAGTCCAACCGGCGCAGCGCTGATTTATTCAAGCTATCTGGGCGGAACAGCGGCCAGCTATGGGTCCGGCATTGCGCTCGATTCTTCCGGCGCTGCCTTTGTGGCCGGCTGGACAACTTCCAGGGACTTTCCCGTTACGCAGGGAGCTTACGACACGGCCTGGGGCGGCGCCAACGAAGCCTTTGTGGCCAAAATCGCTCCAGGCAGCGGAGCCATCGCCTACGCGACTTACGTGGGCGACATCTACCCCGACCAGGCGAATGCCATCGCGGTGGACGGCAGCGGAAACGCCTGGGTAGCTGGCTTCACCTACGGCGGAAAGTTTCCGGCGGCATCTCCGCTGCAGGCGGCAAGCGGCGGCCTCTATGACGCAATTATCAGCGAGATTAGTCCCACGGGTTCCACTCTGCTTTTTTCCACCTATCTCGGCGGAACAGGCGATGACTCCGCCAACGATATTGCGCTCGATTCATCCGGCAACGTCTACGTAGCCGGGGACACGTTTTCGACCGATTTCCCGGTGACTACCTCAGCCGTGACCACCGGCTACACGGGCGGCTCATACGACGCCTGGATTGCGAAAATCGGCGGCCAGAATGCCGCAGGTCTGACAGCGACGCCAAATCCACTGGTTTTTGCCGGGCAGGAGATCAACACCGCCAGCCCGCCTTCGACCCTGAAGATTGGCGACGCCGGCAGCGTCGCACTGAGCATTTCAGGAATTTCCGTGACGGGCGATTTTGGCGAGACCAGCCAGTGCGGGCCAACCGTGTCCGCGGGCACCCAGTGCATCATTAATGTGACTTTCAAGCCCACGGCCACCGGGAAGCGGACGGGCACACTGGTGATCAGCGACAGCGCCGCAGGCAGTCCTCACACAGTTCAGTTGAGCGGGTATGGATCGAGCGGAGCGGTGAGTCTCTCGGCCTCCAGCCTGGATTTTGGTTCCGTCGTTGTGGGCGCGGCCAGTACGAAAACGGTAACGCTGACTAACCCGGCGCAGTCGCCGCTCGATATTTCCAGCATCCAGGCGGGGGGAGATTACACGGAGTCGAACAATTGCGGCAGCGTAGTAAACCCTGGCGCGAGTTGCACCATCAGCGTCAGCTTTAGGCCCTCGGCGGTGGGGACCAGCGTGGGAACGGTAACCCTCACGGACGGCGGTCTCGGTTCGCCGCAGTCCATCACCCTGACCGGGACTGGCGTGCCGCCCTTTTCGCTCTCAGCAAACCCCACTGTGGAAACCGTCCTGGTGGGGACCGGCCAGGTGCAGTTCACCGTGTCCGCCTCAGCAGGCGGTGGGTTTGCCGGCTCGATTGTTCTCGGCTGCACGAATATTGCGCCCGCTACCTGCGCTTTCAATCCGGCCACGATTGTTCCCGGCCAATCCAGCACGCTCACGGTCGGCAACCTGAGCGGGCTGGCCTCCTCTTTGCTTGATTTTGCAGTGACGGGAGCCGCTGATGTGTCTTCCCCGTCCACCTCGGGTGTCGGCACATTGGATTCCAGCTCGATGACGGCGGTGCTCGCTCTGACGGTGCAGATTGCGGACTTCGCGCTCGATGTCTCGCCGGAGGGCAGCTCGATTCAGGCCGGACAGTCCGCGACTTACACCGTTACCATTACGCCGCTGAATGGGTTCAACCTGCCCGTGTCTCTCGGCTGCACCGGAGCGCCCTCGGACGCCACGTGTGCTTTTTCGTCCTCCACTTTACAGGTGACCGCTTCCGGCCCTGTCCAGGACACCCTCAGCGTGCGGACAACCGCGCGGTCACTGGTTGGTCCTCCTTCCGGCGGCTGGCGGTGCGGGCCGATTTCGTGGTTGGCATTGCTGGCGTGGATCGTGCTGGCCTTCGGATTCTCTGCAACGTCCGGCCGGGGGCGACCGCGCGTGGCCGTCCTCAAGATGGCCTCGGCTGTGCTTCTGATTTCGCTTGCGCTGACTTCATGCGGCGGTGGCGGAGGAGGCGGCGGCGGAGGAGGTGGTGCGCCCACACCACCCAAAACCGGGACGCCAGCCGGGACTTATACGCTGGAGATTACCGCCACGGCGCAATCGTTGAGCCACTCCAGCCAGATCACTCTCCTGGTGAAATGA
- the pilM gene encoding type IV pilus assembly protein PilM, which produces MAWRKSKKLVGLDIGSSSVKAVELARKGAGYELVSLGIEPLGQDVVVDGSIMDALLVSSAIKKVVAENKIKVKEVATSVSGHSVIVKRMTVSAVGESEVASAISYEAQQHIPFDLADVNLSYQVMGPAAAGGTDVMMVAAKREKILNHTNVLSQAGRIPVVVDIDALALQNAFEANYDPQPGALVALLNIGASTININILRDGTPLFTRDVSVGGNQYTDTLQKELDLSFDDAERLKQGHSLPNLSADAAAPHLRAVSEILLLEIHKTVDFFRQTTSQENIQAIYLAGGGAKVAGLLELLKQEFDVPIEVMDPFRRVNINPARFDVGGTMEVAPRLCVAMGLALRSFDSP; this is translated from the coding sequence ATGGCATGGAGGAAATCGAAGAAACTGGTGGGCCTCGATATTGGCTCGAGTTCGGTGAAGGCCGTTGAACTGGCCAGGAAGGGTGCGGGCTATGAGCTGGTGAGCCTCGGCATCGAGCCGCTTGGGCAGGACGTAGTGGTTGACGGTTCGATTATGGATGCTCTGCTGGTCTCTTCCGCCATCAAGAAGGTGGTCGCTGAAAACAAGATCAAGGTGAAAGAAGTTGCCACCTCGGTGTCCGGCCATTCCGTGATTGTGAAGAGGATGACGGTGAGCGCCGTGGGAGAGTCTGAGGTGGCGTCCGCAATCAGTTACGAGGCGCAGCAGCACATTCCTTTTGACCTGGCCGACGTCAACCTCAGCTACCAGGTGATGGGGCCGGCGGCGGCAGGCGGCACGGATGTCATGATGGTGGCGGCGAAACGGGAAAAAATCCTGAACCACACCAACGTCCTGAGCCAGGCCGGCAGGATTCCGGTGGTGGTTGACATTGACGCGCTGGCCCTGCAAAACGCCTTTGAGGCGAATTATGACCCGCAACCCGGCGCCCTGGTGGCCCTGCTGAACATCGGCGCCAGCACCATAAACATCAATATTCTGCGGGACGGGACGCCGCTTTTTACGCGCGACGTTTCGGTGGGAGGCAACCAGTACACTGACACGCTGCAAAAGGAACTGGACCTGAGTTTCGACGATGCCGAGCGCCTGAAGCAGGGGCATTCGCTTCCAAATCTCTCCGCAGACGCCGCGGCCCCTCATTTGCGTGCGGTGTCGGAGATCCTGTTGCTGGAGATCCATAAAACCGTCGATTTTTTCCGGCAGACAACCTCGCAGGAAAACATCCAGGCGATTTACCTGGCCGGCGGCGGCGCGAAAGTGGCCGGCCTACTGGAGCTGTTAAAGCAGGAATTCGATGTACCGATTGAAGTCATGGATCCCTTCCGGCGGGTGAACATCAACCCGGCACGGTTCGATGTGGGCGGCACAATGGAAGTCGCGCCTCGGCTTTGCGTGGCGATGGGGTTGGCCCTGAGGAGTTTTGACTCGCCATGA
- a CDS encoding PilN domain-containing protein encodes MMKINLLGHDLPESRLAAGPSESARQTLVFVVALAVSMSTVGFVYYYWSHQITEAQAALGREQVRQKELGSVRAQNQEYQRQLKTLEERIQTIQKLQARRQGPVDLMEGLGDSVNQTRDLYLLQVAPEGSMLHIRGEAGRVAAIAQFIRALASSPRFTEVKLKQYYQDNQNGRVNFKFNLDCSYVPPGSADQTAAGKPTLAALPPGNGR; translated from the coding sequence ATGATGAAGATCAATCTGCTGGGGCATGACCTCCCGGAGTCCCGGCTAGCGGCGGGTCCGTCAGAGTCCGCGCGCCAGACCCTGGTGTTTGTCGTCGCCCTGGCCGTTTCGATGAGCACTGTGGGATTTGTTTATTACTACTGGAGCCATCAGATCACCGAGGCGCAGGCCGCGCTTGGACGCGAGCAGGTCCGCCAAAAGGAGCTGGGGTCCGTCCGGGCCCAGAACCAGGAATACCAGAGGCAGCTCAAAACTTTGGAGGAACGCATTCAAACCATCCAGAAGCTCCAGGCCCGGCGCCAGGGTCCGGTTGACTTGATGGAAGGATTGGGGGACAGCGTGAACCAGACCCGGGACCTCTATCTCTTGCAGGTTGCCCCCGAAGGAAGCATGTTGCACATCCGTGGGGAGGCTGGACGCGTTGCGGCTATTGCACAGTTCATCCGGGCCCTGGCGAGTTCACCACGGTTTACCGAGGTTAAGCTGAAACAGTACTACCAGGACAATCAGAATGGGCGCGTCAATTTCAAATTCAACCTGGACTGCTCCTACGTCCCGCCCGGCTCGGCGGACCAGACGGCCGCCGGGAAACCAACCCTGGCAGCCCTTCCGCCGGGGAATGGAAGGTAA
- the pilO gene encoding type 4a pilus biogenesis protein PilO, which yields MALKFDELPSAIQAAVLVVVAVALAGTLFWYFVLPKSDQLESLQQQVKSLRAENDRNEAFKRQQTEYVNRIAQLSEQLETLQSIVPDQPSTDVFVRSIYDTGAASDVYIRTFISEPPVSRELYVEMPFRVHLDGAYYRLVQFFDRLAHDERIVTVSDLALSGPEGGGMGTYKVSPGETVGANCVVTTYYNRPAPDSNATAKQAPR from the coding sequence ATGGCCCTGAAATTTGACGAGTTGCCGTCGGCCATCCAGGCTGCGGTTCTGGTGGTTGTGGCCGTTGCGCTGGCCGGGACCCTTTTCTGGTACTTCGTCCTTCCCAAGTCAGACCAGCTCGAAAGCCTTCAGCAGCAGGTGAAAAGTTTGAGGGCGGAAAACGACCGCAATGAAGCCTTCAAACGTCAGCAGACGGAATACGTCAACCGGATTGCGCAGCTCAGCGAGCAGCTTGAGACCCTGCAGTCCATTGTGCCCGACCAGCCTTCGACGGATGTGTTTGTCCGGTCGATTTATGACACCGGCGCCGCGAGCGATGTTTACATCCGTACTTTCATATCGGAGCCTCCGGTGAGCAGGGAGCTTTATGTCGAAATGCCCTTCCGGGTCCATCTGGACGGCGCCTACTACCGATTGGTGCAGTTCTTCGACCGCCTGGCGCACGATGAGCGGATTGTAACGGTATCCGACCTAGCCCTGAGTGGACCGGAGGGGGGCGGGATGGGCACCTACAAAGTGTCGCCCGGCGAGACGGTGGGGGCCAATTGCGTGGTCACAACCTATTACAACCGTCCCGCACCCGACTCGAATGCCACAGCAAAGCAGGCGCCGAGATAG
- the pilQ gene encoding type IV pilus secretin PilQ, protein MKRSSLCVLSAIFAMLVPARGPVMQGNTRSSRSPLKDVTGAQASARLNEIAVTPSQAAPLLSRLTGISIQTADGGRGAAIEVKTSRPTEYRVMRVGQPDRLVLDLEGAKNGTDRWRYTSGSPLLERVRLGRFSPEYGGVIRIVADLRGSPACSVRRQPSGFRIELLPKGGTSNRDSTQAANAVMSPQKHLATVMKTAPSVAKTAAEPHALKEEVKPVQAKSRTTGFLAAPSKPLRQGTLVAAQQPPTPAAGNPRQPKEQELAGAAHAEQAAKVVAATQEPAVSRAEIPVTQNLEPQDGPKYTGKRISLNLKGVDIRDFFRLVHEVSGLNIIVDPDVSGSVTVVLDDVPWDQALDLVLNNNGLGDRLEGNVLRIARLSTLTSEQEERKKLAMAREDSAPLTTVFRPLSYAKAATIAALLKTWIGGGALSPRGTVLVDDRSNTLIISDIDSHVPRIETIVSKLDRKARQVSIQARIIRATSDFARNLSTALSFAQRNGSGSFGTGGATGNGVSGEPLTPATVTTSPATGFGVFVLSNLGANYAISAAIAAAETHDQAKTISQPSIVTQNNVEGTVIQGTQIPIQTTINNTISVQYVQASLQLKVTPQVTQDGNVFLTIDVENSTPGPALTLAGPTINTQSATTQVLVPDGGTVVFGGVTVHTKSNSATGIPLLDGIPVLGHLFKSTNSQSNDQELLFFVTPKILS, encoded by the coding sequence ATGAAGCGAAGCTCCCTTTGCGTGCTCTCGGCAATTTTCGCCATGCTAGTTCCGGCCCGGGGGCCCGTGATGCAGGGCAACACGCGATCTTCCAGGTCCCCGCTCAAGGATGTTACTGGCGCACAAGCTTCGGCGCGCTTGAACGAGATTGCCGTAACACCTTCTCAGGCAGCCCCGCTTCTGAGCCGGTTGACCGGCATTTCGATTCAAACGGCGGATGGTGGCCGGGGCGCCGCCATTGAGGTGAAAACCAGCCGCCCTACAGAATACCGCGTCATGCGCGTGGGTCAACCGGACCGGCTTGTCCTGGATCTGGAAGGCGCAAAGAATGGGACGGACCGCTGGAGATATACTTCTGGTTCGCCGCTGCTGGAACGTGTCAGGTTGGGAAGGTTCAGTCCTGAGTATGGAGGCGTCATCCGCATTGTTGCGGACCTTCGAGGCAGTCCCGCTTGCAGCGTTCGCCGGCAACCCTCCGGATTCCGAATCGAGCTGCTGCCGAAAGGCGGCACTTCGAACCGAGACTCGACGCAGGCTGCGAATGCAGTTATGTCGCCGCAGAAGCATCTGGCGACGGTCATGAAAACGGCCCCTTCCGTTGCGAAAACCGCCGCGGAGCCACATGCATTGAAAGAGGAAGTTAAACCTGTGCAGGCAAAGTCTCGGACAACGGGCTTTCTGGCTGCCCCGTCGAAGCCGCTGCGCCAGGGGACGCTGGTCGCGGCACAGCAACCCCCAACGCCCGCCGCCGGCAACCCGAGACAACCGAAAGAACAGGAGCTTGCGGGTGCTGCTCACGCGGAACAAGCTGCGAAAGTCGTGGCTGCCACTCAGGAGCCGGCTGTCAGCCGCGCAGAAATTCCGGTTACGCAGAACTTGGAACCGCAGGATGGGCCGAAGTACACCGGCAAGCGGATTTCCCTGAACTTGAAGGGAGTGGACATCAGAGACTTTTTCCGGCTGGTCCACGAAGTGAGTGGTCTGAATATTATTGTTGACCCCGACGTTTCCGGCAGCGTGACCGTCGTCCTCGATGATGTGCCCTGGGACCAGGCCCTGGATCTGGTGCTGAATAACAACGGGCTTGGCGACCGGCTGGAAGGGAACGTACTGCGCATTGCCAGGCTCTCCACTCTGACCAGCGAACAGGAGGAAAGAAAAAAGTTGGCGATGGCAAGGGAAGATTCGGCGCCGCTGACTACCGTTTTCCGTCCTTTGAGCTATGCCAAAGCAGCCACCATCGCAGCGCTGCTGAAGACCTGGATTGGTGGCGGAGCGTTGAGTCCACGGGGAACCGTGCTTGTGGATGACCGCAGCAACACCCTGATTATTTCAGACATCGATTCGCACGTCCCCAGGATCGAGACGATCGTCAGCAAGCTGGACAGGAAGGCCCGGCAGGTTTCAATCCAGGCGCGTATTATCCGGGCCACTTCAGATTTTGCGCGGAACCTTTCAACCGCGCTTTCGTTCGCGCAGAGGAACGGTTCGGGGAGCTTTGGGACGGGCGGCGCTACGGGCAATGGAGTTTCCGGTGAGCCGCTCACACCGGCCACGGTGACAACATCACCGGCCACCGGTTTCGGCGTGTTTGTGCTTTCCAACCTGGGCGCAAATTACGCGATCAGCGCCGCGATTGCCGCGGCAGAAACGCACGACCAGGCCAAAACAATCTCACAGCCCTCCATCGTGACGCAGAACAACGTCGAGGGGACGGTCATTCAGGGGACGCAGATTCCCATCCAGACGACGATCAATAACACCATCAGCGTTCAGTATGTGCAGGCGTCTCTGCAGTTGAAAGTTACTCCCCAGGTGACGCAGGACGGCAACGTCTTCCTGACCATTGACGTCGAGAATTCCACCCCCGGCCCGGCGCTGACACTCGCCGGCCCAACCATCAATACGCAATCCGCCACCACCCAGGTGCTGGTGCCGGACGGGGGAACGGTGGTGTTCGGCGGCGTCACGGTCCACACCAAGTCGAACTCAGCCACCGGCATCCCCTTGCTCGATGGCATCCCGGTTCTCGGACACCTCTTCAAGAGCACGAACTCGCAAAGCAATGACCAGGAACTGCTTTTCTTTGTCACACCCAAAATCCTGAGCTAG
- a CDS encoding Xaa-Pro peptidase family protein: protein MMNSSGFQHPYAARQQRLRAQFGRKKLAGLLVTSLPNIYYLTGFRGSAGLALVGSSESVLWVDPRYTLQAAEQAVGVEVAEARRGLLKEAAGWIRKKRLGRVGYDDAAFTCREFSSLTRAAGGGRRWVPAGGMVEDLRITKDPGESDWIRKAGKLTAGVFEEIRDRIRPGVSENGLAAEIEYRMKRKGAEGAAFETIVASGERSAWPHARPSAKLLKKNDLIIIDMGATLGGYAADMTRTLYLGKPSARIRTLYNKVREAQERATEAARAGRLTGEVDATARKVLERANLERYFTHSTGHGVGLEIHEMPRVSRGDKRRLGSGYVITIEPGVYFEGLGGVRIEDTVLLTEGKPEVLTPAAKDDWFTGQD, encoded by the coding sequence ATGATGAACTCGAGCGGATTCCAACACCCCTACGCGGCAAGGCAGCAGCGCCTGAGGGCCCAATTCGGACGCAAAAAGCTTGCCGGGCTGCTGGTCACAAGCCTGCCGAACATTTATTACCTCACGGGTTTCCGGGGCAGCGCCGGACTGGCGCTGGTGGGGTCGTCGGAGAGCGTCCTGTGGGTTGACCCGCGCTATACGCTTCAGGCCGCCGAGCAGGCAGTGGGAGTCGAAGTTGCCGAAGCGCGGCGCGGCCTTCTGAAGGAGGCTGCCGGTTGGATCCGTAAAAAACGCCTGGGGCGTGTGGGCTATGATGATGCGGCTTTCACCTGCCGCGAGTTCTCGAGCCTCACGCGTGCTGCCGGCGGCGGGCGGCGATGGGTTCCGGCGGGGGGGATGGTTGAAGACCTGCGGATCACGAAAGACCCGGGCGAGTCTGATTGGATTCGGAAAGCCGGGAAGCTGACAGCCGGAGTTTTCGAGGAGATCAGGGACAGGATTCGCCCAGGAGTGAGCGAAAATGGGCTGGCAGCGGAGATTGAGTACCGAATGAAGCGGAAAGGGGCCGAAGGTGCGGCATTTGAAACCATCGTGGCTTCCGGTGAGCGGAGCGCCTGGCCGCACGCCAGGCCGTCAGCCAAGTTGTTGAAGAAAAACGATTTGATTATCATTGATATGGGTGCTACACTGGGCGGATACGCAGCCGATATGACGCGTACCCTTTATCTGGGCAAACCGTCAGCTCGGATTCGGACGCTCTACAACAAGGTTCGAGAAGCTCAGGAACGCGCCACTGAGGCTGCCCGAGCGGGAAGGTTGACGGGCGAGGTTGACGCGACGGCCCGAAAGGTCCTGGAAAGGGCGAATCTGGAGCGGTATTTTACGCACAGCACCGGGCACGGCGTGGGGCTCGAGATCCACGAAATGCCCCGCGTAAGCCGCGGCGATAAACGGCGGCTTGGTTCGGGGTATGTTATAACGATAGAGCCGGGCGTCTATTTTGAAGGCTTAGGAGGAGTCCGGATTGAGGACACGGTCCTGCTGACCGAAGGGAAGCCGGAGGTGTTGACTCCGGCCGCCAAGGACGATTGGTTTACAGGTCAGGATTGA
- the accB gene encoding acetyl-CoA carboxylase biotin carboxyl carrier protein — MPVKKTSRSAEADSDRSWELEEIQQLIDLLIKREVAEFELEKNGMRIRILRQASPGTAPASPVNSSGDSAPQPADPVATPAPAPSAESTAPESQPEAPSENAQVLKSPMVGTFFASPSPDAPPFVAVGERVSVGQVLCIVEAMKLMNEIESEFAGEIVRVHVENGQPVEYGQPLFTIKPF, encoded by the coding sequence ATGCCTGTCAAGAAGACATCCCGATCCGCAGAAGCAGACAGCGACCGAAGCTGGGAACTTGAAGAAATCCAGCAGTTGATCGACCTGCTGATCAAGCGGGAAGTCGCCGAGTTTGAATTGGAAAAAAACGGCATGCGGATCCGCATTTTGCGGCAGGCGTCTCCCGGGACAGCACCGGCCTCTCCGGTGAATTCGAGTGGCGATTCCGCGCCGCAACCGGCGGACCCTGTTGCCACACCGGCGCCCGCCCCGTCCGCGGAGTCCACGGCGCCGGAGTCGCAACCGGAAGCGCCCTCGGAAAATGCGCAAGTGCTGAAGTCGCCCATGGTGGGGACGTTTTTTGCTTCGCCTTCGCCGGACGCCCCTCCGTTTGTAGCAGTGGGTGAACGTGTCAGCGTGGGGCAGGTCCTTTGCATTGTTGAAGCCATGAAATTGATGAATGAGATCGAGTCGGAATTCGCCGGCGAGATTGTCCGCGTTCACGTTGAGAACGGCCAGCCGGTGGAATACGGACAGCCCCTCTTTACCATTAAGCCCTTTTAA